One window from the genome of Rhodospirillales bacterium encodes:
- a CDS encoding sulfatase-like hydrolase/transferase has protein sequence MADRPNILILCTDQQRADSLGCYGNHQARTPAIDALAARGMRFDNHLTPNQICCPSRGAMITGLYPRHHGMTTNGRTIHDGMPTLPGLLSDAGYDTHAVGKLHLQPIMADEALRYPESVPFWQAGHGAGWNGPYFGYDTVDFMIGESLLATEGGHYAEWLGHEHPDIAPLYQPGEALDGPLSDLDEAWTAAVPDALHYNTWIAERASAFLERAKPPFMLFVSTPDPHHPFSPPQPWADMFAGPDMPAPTVRPGELNAMPDYLLSAMTLDWIDNDAPAVEQGGMARTDEISPESLAHAIALTRGMEAQIDHAFGHVLAVLEILGHRDDTIVLFTSDHGEFLGNHGLLHKGPPPYLDLNRVSFVMAGPYVPEGKSTVAPSSHLDIMPTLLELCGVSDGGCRQDGESLLPVLEGRGLERRERFLEFHPRIDPRTYNHSVVTEAWRLTLYPQADGAWGELYDLKNDPGEHTNLFNDPDHRTIRDPLTERLARGFPEVPEAGTELIAKW, from the coding sequence ATGGCCGACCGCCCCAACATCCTGATCCTCTGCACCGACCAGCAACGTGCCGACAGCCTGGGCTGTTACGGCAATCACCAGGCACGAACCCCCGCGATCGATGCGCTGGCGGCGCGCGGCATGCGCTTCGACAATCATCTCACGCCGAATCAGATCTGCTGCCCCAGCCGCGGCGCGATGATCACCGGGCTCTACCCGCGGCATCACGGCATGACGACCAACGGACGCACGATCCACGATGGTATGCCCACCCTCCCGGGCCTGTTGTCGGACGCGGGCTACGACACCCATGCCGTGGGCAAGCTGCACCTGCAGCCGATCATGGCCGATGAGGCGTTGCGCTATCCGGAGTCCGTGCCGTTCTGGCAGGCCGGTCACGGCGCGGGCTGGAACGGCCCCTATTTCGGCTACGACACCGTCGACTTCATGATCGGCGAAAGCCTGCTCGCCACAGAGGGCGGCCATTATGCCGAATGGCTTGGACACGAGCATCCCGACATCGCGCCGCTCTACCAGCCCGGCGAAGCACTCGATGGCCCGCTGTCAGACCTCGACGAAGCATGGACAGCGGCAGTGCCCGATGCGCTGCACTACAACACCTGGATCGCCGAACGTGCCAGCGCCTTCCTGGAGCGTGCCAAACCGCCCTTCATGCTGTTCGTCTCGACGCCCGATCCGCACCACCCATTCAGCCCGCCGCAGCCCTGGGCCGACATGTTCGCGGGCCCGGACATGCCCGCGCCGACCGTGCGACCCGGAGAGCTGAACGCCATGCCGGACTACCTGTTGTCGGCGATGACGCTCGACTGGATCGACAACGATGCGCCAGCCGTGGAGCAGGGCGGCATGGCCCGGACCGACGAGATCTCGCCCGAGAGCCTGGCGCACGCGATCGCACTGACACGCGGTATGGAAGCCCAGATAGACCATGCCTTCGGTCATGTGCTCGCCGTACTGGAAATCCTGGGCCACCGGGACGACACCATCGTGCTCTTCACGAGCGATCACGGTGAGTTCCTCGGCAACCACGGTCTGCTGCACAAGGGCCCACCGCCTTACCTCGACCTTAACCGCGTGAGTTTCGTGATGGCCGGACCCTACGTGCCCGAAGGCAAGAGCACCGTGGCACCGTCGAGCCATCTCGACATCATGCCGACGCTGCTTGAGCTGTGCGGTGTCTCCGACGGCGGCTGCCGGCAGGACGGCGAAAGTCTCCTTCCGGTGCTGGAAGGCCGAGGCCTGGAACGTCGCGAGCGGTTCCTGGAGTTCCACCCCCGCATCGATCCCCGGACCTACAACCACTCGGTCGTGACCGAAGCCTGGCGCCTGACACTCTATCCGCAGGCCGACGGTGCGTGGGGCGAGCTCTACGACCTGAAGAACGACCCCGGTGAGCACACCAATCTCTTCAACGACCCGGACCACCGCACGATCCGCGATCCCCTGACCGAACGGCTGGCGCGCGGTTTCCCCGAGGTGCCGGAGGCCGGGACCGAGCTAATCGCGAAGTGGTAA
- a CDS encoding AMP-binding protein: MIDLCGSAPREVTCGELEERLNRVANLMGTMGLKPGDRLAMCINNRFEFIEVMYGAMHAGVVPVPLDARLDTEILEFTVCDYECVAALVEPASASTSTTMMSFGASSGREVRSNLRPQPAGA, from the coding sequence ATGATCGACCTCTGCGGTAGTGCGCCGCGCGAGGTCACCTGTGGCGAGCTGGAGGAGCGGCTGAACCGCGTCGCCAACCTTATGGGCACCATGGGACTGAAGCCCGGCGACCGGCTCGCGATGTGTATCAACAACCGCTTTGAGTTCATTGAGGTCATGTACGGCGCCATGCACGCGGGCGTGGTTCCCGTTCCCTTGGACGCCAGGCTCGATACCGAGATCCTGGAATTCACCGTGTGCGATTACGAATGCGTGGCGGCGCTTGTGGAGCCCGCATCGGCCTCGACGTCGACGACAATGATGAGCTTCGGGGCGTCGTCAGGTCGTGAGGTCCGCAGCAACCTCCGACCTCAACCCGCCGGGGCTTAG
- a CDS encoding FAD-binding oxidoreductase, with translation MLTPETPVRFSDALPEAVDVVVIGAGITGTATAWFLAKHGKSVLLAEKGRVAAEQSSRNWGWVRQHGRDWAELPIMMEANRIWRGLAEETGECDLAFTRSACVKLAEDPSAIAGMEAWRELAVEHQLDTVMLSKADIAERFPDLKGDFVGGSMTASDGRAEPWLAIPALARAAQRAGVAVIEDCAVRTLERTGGRVSGVVTEKGTVRCDQVVLAGGAWSTYFCANEGVDLPQLAVRSTAARTNPAPEVLPLNVSVPGLAIRRRADGCYSVSTGDVAEHYIAPKSFRYATKFAKLLKKSARDIKLKIAAPAGYPGSWGAKRRWSATEESPFEKKRVLHPDPSPLVVRRLNERIPQRLPALAGVGLAEAWAGMIDVTPDAVPTLGELDVSGLFVATGFSGHGFGIGPAAGRIMADLVTGRPAGHDLTRFRPARFFDGTPIEPGPY, from the coding sequence ATGCTCACACCGGAGACGCCCGTCCGCTTCTCCGATGCCCTGCCTGAGGCGGTCGATGTCGTGGTGATCGGCGCGGGGATCACAGGCACAGCGACAGCGTGGTTCCTGGCGAAGCACGGCAAGTCTGTCCTGCTCGCCGAAAAAGGCCGTGTGGCGGCCGAGCAGTCGAGCCGCAACTGGGGCTGGGTACGCCAGCACGGCCGGGACTGGGCCGAACTGCCGATCATGATGGAAGCCAACCGCATCTGGCGCGGGCTGGCCGAAGAGACCGGGGAGTGCGATCTCGCCTTCACGCGATCGGCCTGCGTGAAACTCGCCGAGGACCCCTCGGCCATCGCGGGCATGGAAGCCTGGCGCGAACTCGCCGTCGAACATCAGCTCGACACGGTGATGCTCAGCAAAGCCGATATCGCCGAACGTTTCCCGGACCTCAAGGGCGACTTCGTCGGCGGCTCGATGACCGCATCCGACGGTCGGGCCGAACCCTGGCTTGCGATCCCCGCACTCGCGCGCGCGGCTCAGCGGGCCGGTGTCGCGGTGATTGAGGACTGCGCCGTGCGCACGCTGGAGCGAACCGGGGGTCGGGTCTCAGGTGTTGTCACCGAGAAAGGCACTGTGCGTTGCGACCAGGTCGTGCTGGCGGGCGGCGCCTGGTCGACCTACTTCTGCGCCAACGAAGGCGTCGACCTGCCCCAGCTCGCGGTGCGATCGACCGCCGCGCGCACCAATCCCGCGCCCGAGGTGCTGCCGCTCAACGTCTCCGTGCCCGGGCTCGCCATCCGACGCCGGGCCGACGGCTGCTACTCGGTCTCGACCGGCGATGTCGCCGAACACTACATCGCTCCGAAGTCGTTCCGTTACGCCACAAAGTTCGCGAAGCTCCTGAAGAAGTCGGCGCGCGACATCAAGCTGAAGATCGCCGCACCGGCGGGTTATCCCGGAAGCTGGGGCGCAAAGCGCCGCTGGTCGGCCACCGAGGAAAGCCCGTTCGAAAAGAAACGTGTGCTGCATCCCGATCCGTCTCCGCTCGTAGTCCGCCGTCTCAACGAACGCATCCCGCAGCGTCTTCCCGCACTCGCAGGCGTCGGCCTCGCCGAAGCTTGGGCGGGCATGATCGACGTCACGCCCGATGCGGTGCCGACGCTGGGCGAGCTCGACGTGTCCGGGCTCTTCGTCGCCACCGGCTTCTCCGGCCACGGCTTCGGCATCGGCCCCGCCGCAGGCCGTATCATGGCCGACCTCGTTACCGGCCGCCCCGCGGGCCACGACCTCACCCGATTCCGCCCGGCCCGCTTCTTCGACGGCACCCCGATCGAGCCGGGTCCGTACTGA
- a CDS encoding zinc-binding dehydrogenase — MKAAVIEQRGAVGNIVYRDWPDPEIGPHEVLVQVKACAFNYLDLEVRRGMTGFLIETPWISSGGGAGVVEATGEEVTRARPGDHVVNTSGEDFSRAAWTLSEKKGVDICVNDIGGPTRVPALRAMTKNGRVVTCSASAGFDPQTDIRSIWTRKLRIIGTNDRTDDGITWLLEKIAAGRMKPVIDSVFPLSESQDARYKLEERWIFGKVVLTP, encoded by the coding sequence ATGAAGGCAGCGGTCATCGAACAGCGGGGTGCGGTCGGGAATATCGTCTACCGCGACTGGCCGGACCCGGAGATCGGACCCCATGAAGTTCTGGTGCAGGTGAAGGCCTGCGCGTTCAACTATCTCGACCTCGAAGTCCGGCGTGGCATGACGGGTTTCCTGATCGAAACGCCTTGGATTTCGAGTGGCGGCGGCGCTGGCGTGGTCGAAGCGACCGGTGAGGAGGTCACCCGCGCAAGGCCGGGCGACCACGTGGTCAACACATCCGGGGAGGACTTCAGTCGCGCCGCCTGGACGCTCTCCGAAAAGAAGGGTGTCGACATCTGCGTCAACGACATCGGCGGGCCGACCCGGGTGCCCGCCCTGCGCGCGATGACCAAGAATGGGCGGGTCGTGACCTGCAGTGCGTCGGCCGGTTTCGATCCGCAGACCGACATCCGCTCCATCTGGACCCGCAAACTCCGCATCATCGGCACCAACGACCGAACCGATGACGGCATCACCTGGCTGCTCGAAAAGATCGCGGCGGGACGCATGAAGCCTGTGATCGATTCGGTCTTTCCGCTGTCCGAGAGCCAAGATGCCCGGTACAAGCTCGAGGAGCGGTGGATTTTCGGCAAGGTGGTGCTGACACCATGA
- a CDS encoding TraR/DksA C4-type zinc finger protein, whose protein sequence is MTGHEKFDVAALLKAKLAEIDADQHATADDRKPVALDQQSVGRLSRMDAMQVQAMAEAQERRRRGERNRIELALERLATGDYGYCVECGEEIGLKRLEFDPAIQTCIKCAGRAG, encoded by the coding sequence ATGACCGGACACGAGAAATTCGACGTGGCTGCGTTGCTGAAAGCCAAGCTCGCCGAGATCGACGCCGACCAGCACGCCACCGCCGACGATCGCAAACCCGTCGCGCTCGACCAGCAGAGCGTCGGGCGGCTCTCGCGCATGGACGCCATGCAGGTCCAGGCCATGGCCGAAGCCCAGGAGCGCCGCCGTCGCGGCGAGCGCAACCGGATCGAACTGGCGCTCGAACGCCTGGCCACCGGCGACTACGGCTACTGCGTCGAATGCGGCGAAGAGATCGGCCTGAAGAGGCTGGAGTTCGATCCTGCCATCCAGACCTGCATCAAGTGCGCGGGGCGCGCTGGCTAG